The Megalops cyprinoides isolate fMegCyp1 chromosome 12, fMegCyp1.pri, whole genome shotgun sequence genome contains a region encoding:
- the gcfc2 gene encoding GC-rich sequence DNA-binding factor 2: protein MFNKKPRRNFRKRVNESSEEEEQVHDEEGACGLRQRNLPQSRGISCSSKREVGASESASGGAEDAVGSSETAAERKPSPNAWKKENQEKSVLSFSDEKEVDGSEFKVKKSADREVVFKARRKGVSPAELTAVKDQKDADPASASPDPASVSPDPASVSPDPASVSSDEPESGEDAAEVDIHAGSDGDASSTSSSSRASGPRIGAIPDARQIRAARRQRREARAQRDYIPLDQGRDSTPGAGEEEEEEDRSEDSDGTDDHQRRIQFAPRPKTLRERITEKIGGSESEGSLSDSQEDADRNLWEEQQIGKGVKRLQHSGSSSPQETVKHRKKFEIPESLPPVSIAVIKKRVATKLESLREVHRAREAEHRRMQLDMDDAQAALEQLENGSAHEQHRFYRDMRVYIQNLIECLREKVVQINAVELDMHSLLSDQAEALLARRREAVREESSRLQQLAYNTDPSSNGHGEKAQAEAQGARQPGDSDEAEAGGGAADQQPLPEEEEELDRKRDEILRRAEDIFVDVQESFSDVGKILSRFEEWRSQFSESYHNAYISLCLPKLLAPLLRHQLVGWNPLKEDSTDFEALPWYSAADRFCHGQGYEESENTDSKTLTSIIEKTIVTKIQGFVEMVWDPLSSAQSRCLAKLCRRLQDDYSVFEGEQSKPVKAFVEAVVARMRSAVDEDVFIPLYPKRFLDDTRSPQYLFRDRQFYSAVKLLGSIALWDGLVPEDVLKELSLDKLLNRYLMMTLLNTPSEKDSVEKCKKVAACFPKSWFEDVSSRSPTPQLQNFSNHLLQTAHSLCKKNPDITSVRDVVTDVLILLRNIRALDSVSDIVEKYHLKGLEGLAVS from the exons ATGTTCAATAAGAAGCCGAGACGAAATTTCAGAAAAAGGGTGAATGAATCAAGCGAAGAAGAAGAACAGGTACATGATGAAGAAGGAGCATGTGGCCTAAGGCAGCGGAACCTGCCGCAAAGCAGGGGCATTTCCTGCAGCTCCAAGCGGGAGGTGGGTGCCTCTGAGTCGGCTTCGGGCGGCGCGGAAGATGCCGTCGGTAGCAGCGAGACTGCGGCTGAAAGGAAACCATCCCCAAACGCCTGGAAGAAAGAAAACCAGGAGAAAAGTGTGCTGAGCTTTTCAGACGAGAAGGAAG tgGATGGAAGTGAATTCAAGGTGAAGAAATCAGCCGACAGAGAGGTTGTCTTCAAAGCTCGGAGAAAAGGAGTCTCTCCGGCCGAACTGACAGCTGTCAAAG ACCAGAAGGATGCTGATCCGGCGAGCGCGTCCCCTGATCCGGCGAGCGTGTCCCCTGATCCGGCCAGCGTGTCCCCTGATCCGGCCAGCGTGTCCTCTGATGAGCCGGAGTCTGGAGAGGACGCCGCCGAAGTAGACATTCACGCTGGGAGTGATGGCGATGCAAGCTCAACCTCCAGTTCGTCCCGCGCATCTGGACCCAGGATAG GTGCCATTCCTGACGCTCGGCAGATCCGCGCAGCCAGGAGACAGCGGCGGGAGGCCCGAGCGCAGAGAGACTACATCCCCCTGGATCAGGGGCGCGACAGCACccctggagctggagaggaggaggaggaggaagatcgAAGTGAGGACAGCGATGGCACAGATGACCACCAGCGCAGAATCCAGTTTGCGCCCAGGCCcaaaacactgagagagaggatcACGGAAAAGATCG GTGGGAGCGAGAGTGAGGGCAGTCTCTCTGACAGTCAGGAGGATGCAGATCGCAACCTGTGGGAGGAGCAGCAGATTGGGAAGGGAGTCAAGAGGCTTCAG CATTCTGGCAGCAGCTCCCCCCAGGAGACAGTGAAGCACAGGAAGAAGTTTGAAATTCCTGAGTCCCTTCCGCCTGTCAGCATCGCTGTCATCAAGAAGAGAGTCGCTACCAA GCTGGAGTCCCTGAGGGAGGTGCACCGCGCACGGGAGGCGGAGCATCGCAGGATGCAGCTGGACATGGACGACGCCCAGGCTgccctggagcagctggagaacGGGTCCGCCCACGAGCAGCACAGGTTCTACAGAGACATGCGGGTCTACATCCAGAACCTGATAGAGTGCCTGAGGGAGAAG gtGGTGCAGATTAACGCAGTGGAGCTGGACATGCACAGTCTCCTGAGTGACCAGGCGGAGGCGCTGTTGGCCCGCAGGCGTGAGGCGGTGAGGGAGGAGTCCTCTCGCCTGCAGCAGCTCGCCT ATAACACAGACCCATCCAGCAACGGCCACGGAGAGAAAGCCCAGGCAGAGGCACAGGGAGCCAG GCAGCCCGGTGACTCTGACGAAGCcgaagctggggggggggcagcagacCAGCAGCCTCTGcccgaggaggaggaagagctggacAGGAAGAGAG ATGAAATACTGAGAAGGGCCGAGGACATCTTCGTGGACGTTCAGGAGAGCTTCTCGGACGTGGGGAAGATTCTCTCCCGGTTTGAGGAGTGGAGGAGCCAGTTCTCGGAGTCGTACCACAACGCCTACATCAGCCTGTGCCTCCCCAAACTGCTGGCTCCTCTGCTCAGGCATCAGCTCGTCGGCTGGAACCCTCTCAAG GAGGACAGTACGGACTTTGAGGCCCTCCCGTGGTATTCGGCAGCGGACAGGTTCTGTCATGGACAGGGCTACGAGGAGTCtgagaacacagacagcaagacTCTCACCTCCATCATCGAGAAGACCATAGTGACGAAGATCCAAG GTTTCGTGGAGATGGTGTGGGACCCGCTGTCCTCAGCACAGTCTCGGTGCCTGGCTAAGCTCTGCCGGAGGCTGCAGGACGATTACTCCGTATTTGAGGGCGAGCAGAGCAAGCCGGTGAAG GCCTTTGTGGAAGCCGTCGTGGCGAGGATGAGGAGTGCTGTGGACGAAGATGTGTTTATCCCCCTCTATCCAAAACG gtTTTTAGATGACACAAGGTCCCCACAATACCTGTTTCGGGACAGGCAGTTCTATTCAGCTGTGAAG CTGCTGGGTAGCATCGCTCTGTGGGATGGGTTGGTTCCGGAGGATGTGCTGAAAGAACTGAGCCTGGACAAGCTGCTAAACCGCTACCTCATGATGACCCTTCTGAACACGCCTTCTGAGAAGGACTCTGTGGAGAAGTGTAAAAAG GTGGCTGCATGTTTTCCGAAGTCCTGGTTTGAAGATGTGAGCAGCAGGTCTCCCACCCCTCAGCTTCAGAACTTCAGCAATCACCTGCTTCAGACGGCACATTCGTTGTGTAAGAAGAACCCTGACATCACCAGCGTCAG GGATGTTGTAACGGATGTTTTGATTCTTCTGAGAAACATCAGAGCCCTGGACAGTGTATCGGATATAGTGGAAAAATACCACTTGAAGGGACTCGAAGGACTCGCTGTTTCATAG